The Staphylococcus sp. KG4-3 genome has a window encoding:
- a CDS encoding ribonuclease HII produces the protein MKQSIQEVKTLLQTIQSIEELNAHTFVEDERKGVQNAIIQRRKQLEKEELLLKNYEEMSEFETALLTQNSDELICGIDEVGRGPLAGPVVTCAVILNENHHFTGLNDSKKLSAKQRQSIEKQLLNDVFAYAYGYATVEEIDRLNIYEATKIAMLRAINALSVRPTHLLVDAMTLDIDIPQTSLIKGDARSVSIAAASVLAKEHRDKYMRELAERYPGYGFEKNAGYGTQQHLDGIKQLGIIPEHRKTFEPIKSLTN, from the coding sequence AACAATCGATTCAAGAAGTGAAGACGTTATTACAAACAATACAATCTATAGAAGAGCTTAATGCACACACGTTTGTTGAAGATGAACGGAAAGGTGTGCAAAATGCTATCATACAAAGACGTAAACAATTAGAAAAAGAAGAGTTATTGCTAAAAAATTATGAAGAAATGTCAGAGTTTGAAACCGCATTGTTAACGCAAAATAGTGATGAGCTTATTTGCGGTATCGATGAAGTTGGTCGTGGCCCATTAGCAGGGCCGGTTGTAACATGTGCTGTAATTTTAAATGAGAATCATCATTTTACAGGGTTAAATGACTCTAAGAAATTATCTGCAAAGCAAAGACAAAGTATAGAGAAACAACTATTAAATGATGTTTTTGCATATGCTTATGGTTATGCAACAGTCGAAGAGATTGATCGATTAAATATCTATGAGGCCACAAAAATTGCTATGTTAAGAGCGATTAATGCATTATCAGTACGTCCTACACACTTACTTGTTGATGCGATGACTTTAGATATAGATATCCCACAAACATCATTAATTAAAGGTGATGCTAGAAGTGTATCTATTGCAGCTGCAAGCGTGCTGGCAAAAGAACATAGAGATAAATATATGCGTGAATTAGCTGAGAGATATCCTGGCTACGGTTTTGAAAAAAATGCTGGCTATGGTACCCAACAACACTTAGACGGCATTAAACAATTGGGCATTATACCTGAACACAGGAAAACATTTGAGCCAATTAAATCGCTCACAAATTAA
- the sucC gene encoding ADP-forming succinate--CoA ligase subunit beta has product MNIHEYQGKAIFRSMGVAVPEGRVAYTAEEAVEKAKELDSKVYVVKAQIHAGGRGKAGGVKIAKSLSEVETYANELLGKTLVTHQTGPEGKEVKRLYIEEGCDIQKEYYVGFVIDRATDRVTLMASEEGGTEIEEVAAETPEKIFKETIDPVVGLAPYQARRIAFNINIPKESINKAAKFLVSLYNVFIEKDCSIVEINPLVTTGEGEVLALDAKVNFDDNALFKHKDIQELRDLEEEDPKEIEASKYDLSYIALDGDIGCMVNGAGLAMATMDTINHFGGNPANFLDVGGGATKEKVTEAFKIILGDEQVKGIFVNIFGGIMKCDIIAEGIVAAVKEVELTLPLVVRLEGTNVEKGKEILKESGLAIEPAATMAEGAQKIVKLVKEA; this is encoded by the coding sequence ATGAATATCCACGAGTATCAAGGTAAAGCAATATTTCGTTCTATGGGCGTTGCTGTCCCAGAAGGACGCGTAGCATATACTGCTGAAGAAGCAGTTGAAAAGGCAAAAGAATTAGATTCAAAAGTTTATGTGGTAAAAGCACAGATTCATGCAGGGGGCAGAGGTAAAGCTGGCGGTGTGAAAATTGCAAAATCACTATCCGAAGTGGAAACTTATGCAAATGAATTATTAGGTAAGACGCTTGTTACACATCAAACTGGGCCTGAAGGTAAGGAAGTTAAACGCCTTTACATAGAAGAAGGCTGCGATATTCAAAAAGAATATTATGTTGGTTTTGTAATTGATCGTGCAACAGATAGAGTTACTTTAATGGCTTCAGAAGAAGGCGGTACAGAAATTGAAGAAGTAGCTGCTGAAACACCTGAAAAAATATTCAAAGAAACAATTGATCCTGTTGTCGGGTTAGCGCCATATCAAGCTAGAAGAATAGCGTTCAACATTAATATTCCAAAAGAATCAATTAATAAAGCGGCTAAGTTTTTAGTATCACTATATAATGTGTTCATCGAAAAAGATTGTTCTATCGTTGAAATCAACCCACTTGTAACTACAGGTGAAGGTGAAGTATTAGCGTTAGATGCAAAAGTAAACTTTGATGATAATGCATTATTTAAACATAAAGATATTCAAGAATTACGTGACTTAGAAGAAGAAGATCCAAAAGAAATCGAAGCATCTAAATATGATTTATCATATATTGCATTAGATGGAGATATCGGTTGTATGGTAAATGGTGCTGGTTTAGCGATGGCTACTATGGATACAATTAATCACTTCGGTGGAAATCCGGCTAACTTCCTTGACGTAGGGGGCGGCGCAACTAAAGAAAAAGTTACTGAAGCCTTTAAAATTATTTTAGGTGATGAGCAAGTTAAAGGTATCTTTGTAAATATCTTTGGTGGAATTATGAAATGTGACATCATTGCAGAAGGTATAGTTGCCGCAGTTAAAGAAGTAGAACTTACACTACCACTTGTTGTACGTTTAGAAGGTACAAACGTTGAAAAAGGTAAAGAAATCCTTAAAGAATCTGGATTAGCAATTGAACCAGCAGCTACAATGGCTGAAGGCGCACAAAAAATCGTAAAACTTGTTAAAGAAGCATAA
- the sucD gene encoding succinate--CoA ligase subunit alpha, with protein MSVFIDKNTKVIVQGITGSTALFHTKQMLEYGTQIVAGVTPGKGGQVVEGVPVFNTVEEAQEETGATVSVIYVPAPFAADAILECIEAELDLAICITEHIPVVDMVKVKRYSEGKKTRVVGPNCPGVITADECKIGIMPGYIHKKGHVGVVSRSGTLTYEAVHQLTEEGIGQTTAVGIGGDPVNGTNFIDVLKAFNEDEETKAVVMIGEIGGTAEEEAAEWIKANMTKPVVGFVGGQTAPPGKRMGHAGAIISGGKGTADEKIKTLNSCGVKTADTPSEIGTTLIDAAKEAGIYEQLLTVK; from the coding sequence ATGAGCGTATTTATTGATAAGAATACAAAAGTAATTGTACAAGGTATCACAGGGTCAACTGCCCTTTTCCATACAAAACAAATGCTTGAATATGGTACACAAATTGTTGCTGGGGTTACTCCAGGTAAAGGCGGACAAGTTGTTGAAGGCGTTCCAGTATTCAATACAGTTGAAGAAGCACAAGAAGAAACAGGTGCTACAGTTTCAGTAATCTATGTACCTGCACCATTTGCTGCAGATGCAATTTTAGAATGTATTGAAGCTGAATTAGATTTAGCAATCTGTATTACAGAACACATCCCAGTAGTTGATATGGTTAAAGTTAAACGTTACTCAGAAGGTAAGAAGACACGTGTTGTTGGGCCAAACTGTCCAGGCGTAATCACTGCTGATGAATGTAAAATCGGAATTATGCCAGGTTATATCCATAAAAAAGGCCATGTAGGCGTAGTTTCACGTTCTGGTACATTAACTTATGAAGCGGTGCATCAATTAACTGAAGAAGGTATTGGTCAAACAACTGCTGTAGGTATTGGCGGGGACCCTGTTAACGGCACAAACTTTATTGATGTATTAAAAGCATTTAATGAAGATGAAGAAACTAAGGCAGTGGTTATGATTGGTGAAATCGGTGGTACTGCAGAGGAAGAAGCTGCAGAGTGGATTAAAGCTAATATGACTAAACCTGTTGTAGGTTTCGTTGGTGGACAAACAGCTCCTCCTGGTAAGCGTATGGGCCATGCTGGCGCTATTATCTCGGGCGGTAAAGGTACTGCAGATGAGAAAATTAAAACGCTTAATAGCTGTGGTGTGAAAACTGCAGATACACCTTCTGAAATTGGTACTACATTGATAGATGCTGCAAAAGAAGCAGGTATATACGAACAATTATTAACTGTTAAGTAA
- a CDS encoding DNA-processing protein DprA, whose translation MKGQLYLKLRFAGLTTRHLYQLFEFSPSFIYEHELEQNHTLKRFLTESAITRKHIIYDNFLNLEYEHIFKLLKQWHISYVAIDSNTYPKLLREIHDPPFILFYKGNPTLMQSTRTLAIIGSRQATNYTRRTLETFFPNFKNENLIIISGLAKGADRIAHEQTLKHNMGAIAVLGFGHKHHYPKETYAIRKQIEAKGIVISEYLPTDGPRKHYFPERNRIISGISKGVFITESTCE comes from the coding sequence ATGAAAGGACAACTTTATTTAAAACTAAGATTTGCAGGATTAACTACACGTCATTTGTACCAACTATTTGAATTTTCACCTTCATTTATATATGAGCACGAATTAGAACAAAATCACACCCTTAAAAGGTTTTTAACAGAGTCAGCAATAACTCGTAAACACATCATTTATGACAATTTTTTAAATTTAGAGTATGAGCATATTTTCAAACTGCTAAAGCAATGGCATATTAGTTATGTGGCTATTGATTCCAATACTTATCCTAAATTATTACGTGAAATACACGATCCACCATTTATCCTTTTCTATAAAGGTAATCCTACATTAATGCAATCTACGCGAACACTTGCTATTATCGGTTCGAGGCAAGCTACTAATTATACTCGAAGAACACTAGAAACATTTTTTCCTAATTTTAAAAATGAGAATTTAATTATCATATCTGGTTTGGCTAAAGGGGCAGATAGAATAGCTCATGAGCAAACACTGAAACATAATATGGGGGCGATTGCTGTATTAGGATTTGGTCATAAGCATCATTATCCTAAAGAAACTTATGCTATTCGAAAACAAATTGAGGCTAAAGGTATAGTGATTAGTGAGTATTTACCAACTGATGGACCTCGAAAGCATTATTTTCCTGAACGAAATAGAATTATTAGCGGCATTTCTAAGGGAGTTTTTATCACAGAATCCACTTGTGAGTAG
- the topA gene encoding type I DNA topoisomerase: MAENLVIVESPAKAKTIEKYLGKKYKVIASMGHVRDLPRSQMGVDAENDYEPKYITIRGKGPVVKELKKHAKKAKKVFLASDPDREGEAIAWHLANILNLEDSKENRVVFNEITKDAVKDSFKHPRGIEMELVDAQQARRILDRLVGYNISPVLWKKVKKGLSAGRVQSVALRLVIDRENEIRNFKPEEYWKIEGEFRYKKSKFTAKFLHLKNKPYKLTNKDDVEKVTTQLDGDQFEVTKVTKKEKTRYPANPFTTSTLQQEAARKLNFKARKTMMLAQQLYEGIDLKRQGTVGLITYMRTDSTRISDQAKAEAKNYIEETYGQNYTSSRKAKGQGAQDAHEAIRPSSTLRTPNEMKQFLTRDQHRLYKLIWERFVASQMAPAILDTVAMDITQNDIKFRANGQTIKFKGFMTLYVEAKDDNDDGKDNKLPNIEEGEMVTATDIEPSQHFTQPPPRYTEARLVKTMEELKIGRPSTYAPTIDTIQKRNYVKNESKRFVPTELGEIVHEQVKDYFPEIIDVDFTVNMETLLDKVADGEIPWKKVIRDFYSSFSQDVERAEEEMEKIEIKDEPAGEDCEVCGSPMVIKMGRYGKFMACSNFPDCRNTKAIVKTIGVTCPKCKEGDVVERKSKKNRVFYGCSKYPECDFVTWDKPIGRDCPKCEQYLVEKKQGRKSQVVCSNCDYKEEEQK, encoded by the coding sequence TTGGCAGAAAATTTAGTCATAGTTGAATCGCCTGCAAAAGCTAAAACTATTGAAAAATATTTAGGGAAAAAATACAAAGTTATCGCATCAATGGGGCATGTTCGAGATTTGCCTCGTAGTCAAATGGGCGTAGATGCAGAAAATGATTATGAACCCAAATATATAACAATACGCGGCAAAGGTCCTGTAGTTAAAGAATTAAAGAAACATGCTAAGAAAGCCAAAAAAGTTTTCCTAGCGAGTGACCCGGACCGTGAAGGTGAAGCTATTGCTTGGCATTTAGCAAATATATTAAATTTAGAAGATTCAAAAGAAAATAGAGTAGTGTTTAATGAAATAACAAAAGATGCTGTGAAAGATAGCTTTAAACATCCAAGAGGTATTGAGATGGAACTTGTTGACGCACAACAAGCACGTCGTATATTAGATCGTTTAGTAGGTTATAATATTTCACCAGTACTTTGGAAAAAAGTGAAAAAAGGGCTGTCAGCCGGTCGCGTACAATCAGTGGCACTAAGACTTGTTATTGATCGAGAAAATGAAATAAGAAACTTTAAACCAGAAGAATATTGGAAAATTGAAGGCGAATTTAGATATAAAAAATCTAAATTTACAGCTAAATTTTTACATTTAAAAAACAAACCGTATAAATTAACAAACAAAGATGACGTTGAAAAAGTGACAACACAGTTGGACGGAGATCAATTCGAAGTAACGAAAGTAACTAAGAAAGAAAAAACACGTTACCCTGCAAATCCTTTTACAACTTCAACGTTACAACAAGAAGCTGCACGTAAATTAAACTTTAAAGCACGTAAAACAATGATGCTAGCTCAACAACTATATGAAGGTATTGACTTGAAAAGACAAGGCACGGTTGGTTTAATTACCTATATGCGTACTGATTCAACGAGAATATCCGATCAAGCCAAAGCAGAAGCTAAAAACTATATTGAAGAGACTTATGGTCAAAATTATACATCAAGTCGCAAAGCAAAAGGTCAAGGGGCTCAGGATGCTCACGAAGCGATTAGACCTTCAAGTACTTTACGTACACCAAATGAAATGAAACAATTTTTAACTAGAGATCAACATAGATTATATAAACTAATTTGGGAGCGTTTTGTAGCAAGTCAAATGGCACCAGCAATCTTAGATACAGTTGCCATGGATATAACGCAAAATGATATAAAATTCCGTGCAAATGGTCAAACAATCAAATTCAAAGGTTTTATGACATTATACGTTGAAGCAAAAGATGATAACGATGATGGTAAAGATAATAAATTACCGAATATTGAAGAGGGTGAAATGGTTACAGCCACAGATATTGAACCATCACAACATTTCACTCAGCCGCCACCACGTTATACTGAAGCTCGCCTAGTTAAAACAATGGAAGAGTTGAAGATTGGGAGACCTTCTACGTATGCACCAACTATTGATACAATACAAAAAAGAAATTATGTAAAAAATGAAAGTAAACGATTTGTACCAACAGAATTAGGCGAAATCGTACACGAGCAAGTAAAAGATTACTTCCCCGAAATCATAGATGTTGATTTCACTGTAAATATGGAAACGTTACTAGATAAAGTGGCAGATGGTGAAATTCCATGGAAAAAGGTGATAAGAGACTTTTACAGTAGTTTCAGTCAAGATGTTGAGCGTGCTGAAGAAGAAATGGAAAAAATTGAAATTAAAGATGAACCGGCTGGTGAAGACTGTGAAGTATGTGGTTCACCAATGGTCATTAAAATGGGACGTTATGGTAAATTTATGGCATGCTCAAATTTCCCGGATTGTCGTAATACAAAAGCCATTGTTAAAACAATTGGGGTGACTTGTCCAAAATGTAAAGAAGGCGACGTCGTAGAGCGTAAGTCGAAGAAAAATCGTGTGTTCTATGGTTGTTCGAAATATCCAGAATGTGATTTTGTTACATGGGACAAACCAATAGGTCGAGACTGTCCGAAATGTGAACAATATCTTGTTGAGAAAAAACAAGGACGTAAGAGTCAAGTTGTATGTTCTAATTGTGATTACAAAGAAGAAGAACAGAAATAA